The genomic window TCTGTTTTCTTGTTCCACAATTGTTTTCTTTGCCTTGCTGCTTTTGAATTTGCATTCTTTGTTCTCATATATTTTGTTGTTTTGCTAGATAAAGAGGAGACAAATGTGAACTGAATTtacttctagaaatttttataccttttAACTGTTTTTACATATTAGGAATTGCCGTTTTCTGAATTTTAAATTCCTTTCATCACTTGGCAAGAGAACTCCTTGTGCATGTTACAAGTTTTAAGTTAACTCAGGATCATATTTTCAGGTAGGTGCCGCTGTATCTTGGAAATGAATAACAGTTAGCTGTATAAGCCAGAGTGAATTCCCAGTACATTGCACCCACTGGGGAGGGGATACCAGTTGCAGTTGGTATTGCATGTGTATGGCTATGCACAGAAGTGTTTGTGCTACTTTACTTCAGACCATCTTCTGGTGCTTAATTACTAACATATGTTATGGCACTCAGACCGATATTGAATGCTTAAGAAAGATACAACTGTCACTGCGTGACCCTTTGGACAGCTTAAAGTATTCATGGAATTTCAGCAACAAAACAGAAGGGGCCATATGCAAGTTTAATGGTGTTGAATGCTGGCATCCTGATGAAAACAGGGTCCTTAACCTGCACCTGTCAAACATGGGCCTTGAAGGCCCATTTCCATCGGGACTTGAGAATTGTACAAGCTTGACTGGGTTGGATCTCTCAAGCAACAACCTTTCTGGGTCCATCCCTGCTGACATCTCAAGAAAGATACCTTATATCACAAGCCTCGATCTCTCGTTCAATAATTTCACAGGCGAAATTCCGGCAAACCTCTCTAACTGCTCGTATCTGAATGTTCTTAGTCTGCAGCATAATCGGTTGTCTGGACAGATCCCTGGGCAACTGACAACTCTCAGTCGACTGACATCTCTCAATGTTGCTGATAATATGTTATCAGGACAAATCCCTGTATTTCATACTTCCTTTTCAGCTGCAAATTTTGCAAATAATCCAGGACTTTGCGGGACGCCTCTGAATGCTTGCACATCTTCAAAGAAGGGCTCTACTGGGGTGATCATTGGCTCTGCTAGTGGTGCTGTGGTATTAACAATTACAGTTGTTGGAGTTGTTATATACTTCTGCTTACGGAAGTTGCCTgtcaagaagaaggaaaaggatgtAGAAGAAAACAAATGGGCAAAAACTATAAAGGGAGCTAAAGGCATCAAGGCAAGCTAACCTCATCTCTCTTTTATCTACTTTGCTATTGATCTTTAAGTTTTTTAGACTACTGGTGAGTCAGTTTATCTTTTCCTCTTCTGTATAAGGCATACAAAGCTTAGACACAGTTTTCTGGTGTGCAGGTTTCAATGTTTGAAAATTCAGTTTCAAAAATGAAATTGAGCGATCTCATGAAAGCAACCAATGATTTTAGCAACGATAACATCATTGGTTCAGGTAGAACAGGGACTATGTATAAGGCAACACTTCCAGATGGCTCTTTCCTTGCTATCAAGAGGTTGCAAGACTCCCAGCATTCTTCAAGCCAGTTCGAATCTGAGATGGCAACACTGGGAAGTGTCAGACATCCCAATTTGGTTCCCCTTTTAGGTTACTGTGTGGCCAAGAAAGAGCGGCTGTTGGTATACAAACACATGCCGAAAGGGACTCTTTATGATCAGCTACATCAGGCAGATATGATAGACAAAGTCATGGAATGGCCATTAAGGCTGAGGATCAGTATTGGAGCAGCAAGAGGCTTGCAATGGCTTCACCACAGTTGCAATCCTCGCATTCTTCACCGCAACATTAGTTCTAAATGCATCCTACTTGATGAGGATTATGAGCCAAAAATATCGGACTTTGGACTTGCAAGGCTTATGAATCCAATTGATACCCATCTCAGCACTTTTGTCAATGGTGAGTTTGGTGACTTCGGTTATGTGGCCCCTGAATATGCCCGCACATTGGTGGCCACTCCAAAGGGTGATGTTTACAGCTTTGGAGTTGTTCTGCTGGAACTGGTTACCGGTGAAAGACCCACTCATTTGTCCAATGCTCCCGAAAGCTTCAAGGGCAGTTTGGTAGAGTGGATCACATATCTTTCAAATAATTCCCTTCTTCAGGATGCAATCGATAAGTCTTTAATTGGTAAGGACCATGACAGCGAGCTTCTCCAATTTATGAAAATTGCATGTGCTTGTGTACTCTCTGCTCCTAAGGAGAGGCCAACAATGTTTGAAGTATACCAGATTCTAAGAGCTATCGGCGAGAGGTACCATTTCACTGCTGCTGATGAGATATTGCTGCCTCCCCTAAGCACTGATGCTGATAGCCTGGATGAACTTATAGTGGCAAAGTAATTAAAAGAGTTGGTATGATGGTACAAATAAGGTAGCTATACAACTGATGCTGAAAGCAGCCAGCAGCATATGTTACTCATCTTACAAGGAGATTTCCTGGCTATGCTTTGCACATCATGCTGTTCAAGTATCCTAGGTGAGTTGCAATTTTTTGTCTTCTTATGTACAAATCTTGTTGGACAGAGGCTTGAGTGATGTATTTTCACTTCCATGTCGAATGACTACTTGTATGTTAAGGCATTGACATTATAATCGATGGCCATCATTGTCGTCATTCTTATCTTGTTGCACAAACTTTAATCTAGAGATGCAGAAGAAAATGGATTATCAAAGGAACAATTAGTGAACATAGACATTGAGAAAGAAGAACACGTAATTATATCAGAAAAATGATCCTTATTTACATCTGTGGAGAGAATACGGTATAATGTCCTCAGTCGTGTTTATCATTGTGCTCTTTAGCAATTATGCTAGGCTATTGCAGCAATACTGTTCTCGCAGGCTTCTCTGTGATTTGGAAACATAACTCCATAAGCTTCATTTCCTAAAAATAAATAAGTTTTGAACTTATTATTTCTTCAGAGTACCACCACCTGAGACCATCTTCAGTTTTCTTCTATAACCATCCTCCAAAAAAAGGTTTTCTTCTATGACCATCTTCAGTTTTCTTCCATATGTGTTGGAAAGTTAGGGTCTTCTGTACAATGGTTGCTGCTTGACAACTGAATGTCTGTGCTCTGGCGAAAGGACTTTGAAACATGATAACAATAATCTCCAAGTCATTGAAAATTTCTTGAATTATTTTAGGTTTTCTTTCGGTCTAATGTTTCTCCAGATTATTCTCCATGAAAGAACCAAATTATAGCT from Elaeis guineensis isolate ETL-2024a chromosome 9, EG11, whole genome shotgun sequence includes these protein-coding regions:
- the LOC105037222 gene encoding probably inactive leucine-rich repeat receptor-like protein kinase At5g48380 → MCMAMHRSVCATLLQTIFWCLITNICYGTQTDIECLRKIQLSLRDPLDSLKYSWNFSNKTEGAICKFNGVECWHPDENRVLNLHLSNMGLEGPFPSGLENCTSLTGLDLSSNNLSGSIPADISRKIPYITSLDLSFNNFTGEIPANLSNCSYLNVLSLQHNRLSGQIPGQLTTLSRLTSLNVADNMLSGQIPVFHTSFSAANFANNPGLCGTPLNACTSSKKGSTGVIIGSASGAVVLTITVVGVVIYFCLRKLPVKKKEKDVEENKWAKTIKGAKGIKVSMFENSVSKMKLSDLMKATNDFSNDNIIGSGRTGTMYKATLPDGSFLAIKRLQDSQHSSSQFESEMATLGSVRHPNLVPLLGYCVAKKERLLVYKHMPKGTLYDQLHQADMIDKVMEWPLRLRISIGAARGLQWLHHSCNPRILHRNISSKCILLDEDYEPKISDFGLARLMNPIDTHLSTFVNGEFGDFGYVAPEYARTLVATPKGDVYSFGVVLLELVTGERPTHLSNAPESFKGSLVEWITYLSNNSLLQDAIDKSLIGKDHDSELLQFMKIACACVLSAPKERPTMFEVYQILRAIGERYHFTAADEILLPPLSTDADSLDELIVAK